One region of Scophthalmus maximus strain ysfricsl-2021 chromosome 15, ASM2237912v1, whole genome shotgun sequence genomic DNA includes:
- the ralgapa2 gene encoding ral GTPase-activating protein subunit alpha-2 isoform X6 has translation MFTRRGHGDVKKSTQKVLDPKKDVLTRLKHLRSLLDIIDKSELKAFFEGNCSQIYFIFYENFITLESNLKQKGNKSQREELDSILFIFEKILQLLPEKIYNRWQFHSIGSILKKLLHTGNSFKIRCEGIRLFLLWLQALRDNCAEEQFLVFACLVPGFPAVPSTRGPCTLDTIIYNPFSNPPDAKVVPEEITPLVPAVVGEKVADDQTCYILDTLLKYMVIQASSLEWRNKENQNTGFRFLFSLFKKYYLPHLFPSFTKLTNLYKPLLDLPHHRPKPLYVPVTRNNESTFCTRDQYLAPRVAFITWLVTFFLEKKYVSSAAVAQSAKNGTEVIPKLIQTVTAGSSSQEKKEDKTSDGDANGAAGEPEKSHSNSSTLSDRRPSDSSLCSIEEEHRYVYDMVHAILLSTRDNVNFVNEVFHQAFLLPSCEASATRKVIKVYRKWILQDKPGFMSEPDKTSRGDEMDGRSEQILNSTETNSIHVQMESHGHRRTSSWGRTYSFSSAINRGFLTEEQNRDVKAGIQPTLQVFLTNSSNVFLLEPCQDVPKLLENQVEVCKGVLSIYRHMIMEHTMDTQTWEQMLQVLLRITEAVMKRPQENQRKDSFAESLASILFRTIIVAWVRANLCVFISRELWDELLAVLSSLTCWEELVTEWASIMDSLTAVLARSVYGLDMGSLPLDKLSEQKEKKQRGRGVIQDSQKAAAVARSFSLSWRNHGEQGGPGVQEPMRIRSATTSGAPGVENARNNVRQKASDVEECQLSECGGEEELGGRDSPLPRSSSTSDITQQPAETLPAQKRECSPTSCGSDSRTSEGRRESSEPPVILIRQSSNTAETECNAEGHTNYTRPKIREKSESISSETSNGYLNEAEVTWQAFDEEADTQSTQSAHMDVTTDPQGQGSLLLSHNEALAGPECAHPPHSAPPSYHHHNHYHYPQNPPTSPALLVHTECPRDYPLDDNMHQSVLHMPHHLDSSECLADDVSIIAGGTLSGWHADSAFVLWRRILGILGDVNSIRCPKIHGKVFSYLYELWHKLAKIRDNLGISVDNQSSPPQPAFIPPLRMLASWLFRATMLPAEYKAGKLQAYKLICEMMTRHQDVLPNSDFLVHLYYIIHKGFSSDDQDVLNTIIRSCSPRFFFLGLPGFTMLLGDFITAAACVLSSVSPEAPRMEAQTVLGSLVCLPNLYLQIPVLQHVPGSEEILVGNEDIKDYLVNILLETATKEHCEGARCIAVCSLGLWVCEELMQKNIHVQVKDAINVLGVTLKFGNKAVAQVACDVFQLLISHWEHLKRLESTLPKKIIEIFVATIAFLLPSAEHSTVEADKKLMVSLLLCLLDWCMAVPLSLLLEPVTMPSVDDRTSHKAPLLDYIYRVLHCCVSGSNLHTQQSHYLLSLSDLSSDYDLMLGQVKSFEPPPSQSTTTDFGNLLTVAEEKRRRNMELIPLTARMIMTHLVNHLGHHPLSGGPALLHSLVSENHDNPYVESSELSSEVFKSPNLQLFVFNDSTLVSYLQIPAETPTVGQPRHPSSQVRVIVRDISGKYSWDGAILYCTTQEDPVDMGVFDAVDHPLSNTEPVAHSRNQTHSPTKGPHKKHCSISDSLSGCCEEEEVDVLDTLLEDLGHSSPECLPQSPLQLNQPAPSPRGMNIEQESAILEAILCQTQQEEEQVRSWDADVSFRAACQSEPSHQEPKAPFYFCRLLLNDLGMNSWDRRKSFHLLKKNSKLLRELKNLDSRQCRETHKIAVFYIGEGQEDKCSILSNSAGSQAYEDFVSGLGWEVDLATHCGFMGGLQRNGSTGVTAPYYATSTVEAIFHVSTRMPSDSGDCLTKKLRHLGNDEVHIVWSEHSRDYRRGIIPTDFGDVLIVIYPMKNHMYFIQIMKKPQVPFFGPLFNGAIINGKLLPSLVRATCINASRAVKSRLTLYQSFYEERALYLEAIAQNHREVMTFEDFASQVFSPSPGYPMSGTGSFTGSTSTEASAPAGAADSVDQVSPTMPRATKNRVSGKLRRSASAISKSSN, from the exons atATCATTGACAAGAGTGAACTGAAAGCATTCTTCGAGGGCAACTgttctcagatttattttatcttCTATGAAAATTTCATTACACTGGAAAgcaacttaaaacaaaaag GGAACAAATCTCAAAGGGAGGAGCTGGACTCTATCCTCTTTATTTTTGAA aaaATTCTCCAACTCCTGCCCGAGAAAATCTACAACCGATGGCAGTTTCACAGTATAG GTTCTATTCTGAAAAAGCTTCTACACACTGGAAATTCATTCAAG ATTCGCTGTGAGGGGATCCGTCTCTTCCTGCTGTGGCTGCAGGCCCTGAGGGACAACTGTGCTGAGGAGCAGTTCCTCGTCTTTGCCTGTCTGGTGCCAGGATTCCCTGCTGTGCCCTCCACTAGAGGGCCCTGCACCCTCGACACCATCATTTACAACCCCTTCTCCAATCCGCCTGATG CTAAAGTGGTGCCTGAGGAGATTACCCCGCTCGTTCCGGCTGTGGTGGGAGAAAAAGTTGCAGATGACCAGACCTGTTATATCCTCGATACCCTGCTCAAGTACATGGTCATTCAG GCATCCAGTTTAGAATGGAGGAACAAAGAGAAccagaacacaggcttcaggttTCTCTTCAGCCTGTTCAAGAAGTACTACCTACCACATTTATTCCCCTCATTCACCAAACTCACAAACCTCTACAAGCCTTTATTAG ACCTCCCGCACCACAGACCAAAACCCTTGTACGTGCCAGTGACGCGGAACAATGAGAGCACCTTCTGCACCAGGGACCAGTACCTGGCGCCCCGTGTGGCCTTTATCACCTGGCTTGTCACCTTCTTCCTGGAGAAGAAGTATGTCAGCAGTGCTGCAGTGGCGCAGAGCGCCAAAAACGGCACCGAGGTCATTCCCAAACTCATCCAG ACTGTCACTGCAGGCAGTAGCAgccaggagaagaaggaggataAGACATCAGATGGGGATGCGAACGGAGCAGCGGGGGAGCCTGAGAAGAGCCACTCCAACAGCAGCACGCTGTCGGACCGGCGGCCCAGCGATTCCAGTTTGTGTAGCATCGAGGAGGAGCACCGCTATGTCTACGACATGGTGCATGCCATCCTGCTGTCCACCAGGGACAATGTGAATTTTGTCAATGAGGTCTTCCACCAG GCTTTCCTTCTGCCATCCTGCGAGGCGTCCGCAACCAGGAAGGTGATCAAAGTGTACAGGAAGTGGATTCTACAGGACAAGCCCGGCTTCATGTCAGAGCCTGACAAAACTTCCCGGGGAGATGAAATGGATGGCCGCTCTGAACAGATACTGAACAGCACTGAGACAAACAGCATTCATGTACAG ATGGAGAGTCACGGTCACAGACGAACATCCAGCTGGGGGAGGACTTACTCCTTCAGCAGCGCCATCAATCGGGGCTTTCTCACCGAGGAGCAGAACAGGGACGTCAAGGCTGGCATCCAGCCCACGCTCcag GTGTTCCTGACCAACTCATCCAATGTGTTCCTTTTGGAGCCATGCCAGGATGTACCGAAACTTCTGGAAAACCAGGTTGAGGTGTGCAAAGGTGTTCTCAGCATCTACCGTCACATGATCATGGAGCACACGATGGATACACAGACGTG gGAGCAGATGCTGCAGGTACTGCTGAGGATCACTGAGGCGGTGATGAAGAGGCCACAggaaaaccaaagaaaagacAGCTTTGCAGAAAGTTTAGCATCGATACTCTTCAGG ACCATCATCGTGGCGTGGGTGCGAGCCAACTTGTGCGTATTTATCTCCCGGGAGCTATGGGACGAGCTGCTGGCAGTGTTGTCCTCTCTTACCTGCTGGGAGGAGCTGGTGACGGAGTGGGCCAGCATCATGGACTCGCTGACGGCTGTGCTGGCACGCTCCGTCTATGGCCTGGACATGGGCAGCCTGCCTCTGGACAAACTCAGTgaacagaaggagaagaagcagagaggacgtg GAGTGATCCAGGACTCCCAGAAGGCCGCAGCAGTGGCCCGCTCCTTCTCACTGAGCTGGAGGAACCATGGGGAGCAGGGTGGGCCGGGGGTTCAAGAGCCAATGAGGATTCGCTCTGCCACTACGTCAGGTGCTCCTGGTGTGGAGAATGCCAGAAATAACGTCCGACAGAAAGCATCTG ATGTGGAGGAATGTCAGCTGTCAGAAtgtgggggagaggaggagctgggagGCAGGGATAGCCCTCTGCCACGTAGCAGCAGCACCTCCGACATCACCCAACAACCGGCTGAAACTTTACCCG CCCAGAAGAGAGAGTGCTCCCCTACTTCCTGTGGCTCAGACAGTAGGACGTCTGAGGGCCGGAGAGAAAGCAGTGAGCCACCGGTG ATCCTCATCCGACAGAGCAGCAATACAGCTGAGACAGAGTGCAACGCTGAGGGACACACAAACTACACAAGGCCCAAGATCAGAGAGAAAA GTGAGAGTATAAGCAGTGAGACGTCCAATGGCTACCTCAATGAAGCTGAGGTTACCTGGCAGGCCTTCGACGAGGAGGCTGACACTCAGTCCACACAGTCCGCCCACATGGATGTGACAACTGACCCCCAAGGCCAGGGGAGTTTGCTGCTCAGCCACAACGAGGCTCTAGCAG gtcctGAGTGTGCCCACCCTCCCCACTCTGCACCCCCGTCctaccaccaccacaaccactaCCACTACCCCCAGAATCCCCCCACCTCACCAGCCCTGCTGGTGCACACAGAGTGCCCTCGGGACTACCCCCTGGACGACAACATGCATCAGTCTGTCTTACACATGCCACACCACTTGG ACAGCAGCGAATGTCTGGCTGACGATGTCAGTATCATCGCTGGTGGGACCCTGAGTGGTTGGCACGCTGATTCAGCCTTCGTCCTATGGAGGAGGATATTGGGTATACTGGGAGATGTCAACAGCATCCGCTGCCCAAAAATCCACGGCAAGGTCTTCTCCTATCTCTATGAGCTCTGGCACAAGCTGGCCAAG ATCCGGGACAACCTTGGGATCAGTGTGGACAACCAGTCTTCTCCACCCCAACCtgccttcatccctcctctccgaATGCTTGCCTCTTGGCTCTTCAGG gCCACCATGCTGCCAGCAGAATACAAGGCCGGCAAACTGCAGGCCTACAAGCTGATCTGTGAGATGATGACCAGGCACCAGGATGTGCTCCCCAACAGTGATTTCTTGGTGCACCTCTACTACATTATACACAAGGGCTTCTCCAGCGACGACCAG GATGTTTTGAACACCATCATCCGCTCCTGCTCCCCTCGATTCTTCTTCCTCGGCCTGCCGGGCTTCACCATGCTTCTTGGAGAtttcatcactgctgctgcctgtgttcTCAGCTCAGTTTCCCCAGAG GCTCCGAGGATGGAGGCTCAAACTGTCCTGGGCTCTTTGGTGTGTCTCCCCAACCTTTACCTCCAGATTCCTGTATTGCAACACGTGCCTGGCTCTGAGGAAATTCTTGTGGGCAATGAGGACATCAAG GATTATCTGGTCAACATCCTGCTAGAAACAGCAACAAAGGAACACTGTGAAGGGGCCAG GTGCATTGCTGTGTGCAGTCTGGGCCTGTGGGTGTGTGAGGAgctcatgcaaaaaaacatccacGTCCAAGTTAAAGATGCCATCAATGTCTTGGGAGTAACACTAAAG TTTGGGAACAAAGCCGTGGCACAAGTAGCCTGTGACGTGTTCCAGCTGCTCATTTCTCACTGGGAACACCTGAAGAGGTTGGAGTCCACTCTGCCCAAGAAAATCATTGAG ATCTTTGTGGCCACAATAGCCTTTTTGTTGCCGAGCGCAGAGCACTCAACGGTGGAAGCGGACAAAAAG TTGATGGTGTCGCTGCTGCTTTGCCTGTTAGACTGGTGCATGGCCGTTCCCTTGAGTCTCCTGCTGGAACCAGTCACCATGCCTTCAGTGGACGATCGCACATCCCACAAGGCTCCACTGCTGGACTACATCTACAGG GTGCTGCACTGCTGTGTGTCCGGCTCCAACCTGCACACCCAACAGAGCCACTACCTCCTCAGCCTGTCAGACTTGTCCTCTGACTACGACCTCATGTTGGGTCAGGTTAAGAGCTTCGAGCCGCCGCCCTCCCAGTCAACCACTACTGACTTCGGCAACCTGCTCACCGTAGCTGAAG AAAAGCGACGTCGGAACATGGAGCTGATACCCCTGACGGCGCGGATGATCATGACACACCTGGTGAACCATCTGGGTCACCATCCTCTGAGCGGTGGCCCGGCCCTTCTCCACAGCCTAGTGAGCGAAAATCATGACAACCCGTATGTGGAGTCGTCGGAGCTGTCCTCAGAGGTCTTCAAAAGCCCAAatctgcagctgtttgtcttCAACGATAGCACGCTCGTGTCCTACCTGCAGATCCCCGCTGAGACACCCACCGTGGGCCAACCCCGACATCCTTCTTCCCAAGTGCGAGTCATCGTCCGGGACATCTCTGGCAAATACTCGTGGGATGGCGCAATCCTCTATTGCACCACCCAAGAAGACCCCGTTGACATGGGAGTTTTTGATGCCGTTGACCACCCTCTTTCTAACACCGAACCCGTCGCTCACAGTAGAAACCAGACCCACTCTCCAACTAAGGGGCCGCACAAAAAGCATTGTTCAATCTCGGACTCCCTCTCTGGCTgttgtgaggaggaggaagtcgaTGTCCTCGATACGCTGTTGGAAGACCTCGGCCACAGCAGCCCAGAATGCCTGCCCCAGTCACCACTCCAACTTAACCAGCCAGCCCCCTCACCCCGTGGCATGAACATAGAGCAAGAGAGCGCCATTCTGGAGGCCATCCTCTGTCAGacccagcaggaggaggagcaagtgAGGAGTTGGGATGCTGATGTGAGCTTTCGGGCCGCCTGCCAGAGTGAACCATCACACCAGGAACCAAAAGCTCCTTTCTATTTCTGCCGGCTGCTGCTTAACGACCTCGGCATGAACTCCTGGGACCGCAG gaaaagTTTCCACTTGCTGAAGAAAAATTCAAAGCTCTTAAGAGAACTGAAGAACTTGGATTCCCGGCAATG CCGAGAGACGCACAAGATTGCTGTGTTCTACATTGGAGAGGGACAAGAAGACAAGTGCTCTATCCTGTCCAACAGCGCAGGCAGCCAGGCCTATGAAGACTTTGTATCGGGACTGGGATGGGAG GTGGACCTGGCCACACACTGTGGCTTCATGGGCGGCCTCCAGAGGAATGGCAGCACAGGTGTAACAGCTCCTTACTATGCTACCTCCACTGTGGAAGCCATCTTCCACGTCTCCACGCGTATGCCGTCTGATTCTGGTGACTGCCTCACTAAAAAG CTGCGTCACCTGGGAAACGACGAGGTACACATAGTGTGGTCGGAGCACAGCAGGGACTACCGGCGCGGCATCATCCCAACCGACTTTGGAGACGTGCTGATTGTCATCTACCCAATGAAGAACCACATGTATTTCATCCAGATCATGAAGAAACCACAG